From the genome of Leptodactylus fuscus isolate aLepFus1 chromosome 1, aLepFus1.hap2, whole genome shotgun sequence, one region includes:
- the LOC142198026 gene encoding uncharacterized protein LOC142198026 translates to MATTQEEIIIVEAAAPAPAETTTTPGEDARKTATGAASPEASPKPVGPGKPKQGPPALEPWMRQTVVLKLREVNGRRPDLTEETFCQKMLAEQGFSLAETLSVQAFMTGLFYVTFVSTEVCRRYWNAVKSAVPGSPFATFVGNCPIQRDERRITITMRNPHTPAADIFTFLNRFCTVIREPSPITNKAGYWTGKWSAIVKLGRDSSRDDGVRHLPPVFSLGNSQGLIFYPDMPHTCRKCSAEGHEVKDCTAGACRNCRVAGHETKDCLKAKTCNLCGLAGHVYKDCDRRSTSYAGAAKRFFTTVSSARAAAGPAKAPQGQSRARQNPRGLGRALKAPG, encoded by the coding sequence ATGGCGACTACTCAGGAGGAGATCATCATCGTGGAAGCTGCTGCTCCGGCCCCAGCTGAGACGACGACGACTCCCGGAGAAGACGCCAGGAAGACAGCAACCGGGGCAGCCAGCCCTGAAGCCTCCCCCAAGCCTGTGGGGCCCGGCAAGCCAAAACAGGGACCTCCAGCCCTGGAGCCCTGGATGCGGCAAACCGTGGTCCTCAAGCTGAGGGAGGTGAACGGGAGGCGCCCGGACCTGACAGAGGAGACCTTCTGCCAGAAGATGCTGGCAGAGCAGGGCTTTTCACTGGCCGAGACGCTCAGCGTCCAGGCCTTCATGACGGGCCTTTTCTATGTCACCTTCGTGAGCACGGAGGTCTGCCGCAGGTACTGGAATGCAGTGAAATCTGCTGTGCCGGGATCCCCCTTCGCCACCTTCGTGGGCAACTGCCCAATCCAGAGGGACGAGAGGAGGATCACCATCACAATGAGGAACCCGCACACTCCAGCCGCGGACATCTTCACCTTCCTCAACCGCTTCTGCACGGTGATCCGGGAACCCTCCCCCATCACCAACAAGGCGGGATACTGGACGGGGAAGTGGTCAGCGATCGTCAAGCTCGGGAGAGACAGCTCCAGAGATGATGGGGTAAGGCACTTACCACCTGTTTTTTCCCTAGGTAACAGCCAGGGTCTCATCTTCTACCCAGACATGCCACACACCTGCAGGAAGTGCAGCGCGGAAGGGCATGAAGTGAAGGACTGCACAGCTGGAGCCTGTCGGAATTGCAGGGTGGCGGGCCATGAGACGAAAGACTGCTTGAAGGCAAAGACCTGCAACCTGTGTGGACTGGCCGGCCATGTCTACAAGGACTGCGACCGTCGATCCACATCCTACGCAGGAGCAGCAAAAAGGTTCTTCACCACCGTGAGTTCTGCCAGGGCGGCGGCGGGACCGGCAAAGGCCCCCCAAGGCCAAAGTCGGGCCCGCCAAAACCCCAGAGGTTTGGGCCGGGCCCTCAAAGCCCCAGGCTAG